Proteins encoded within one genomic window of Candidatus Dadabacteria bacterium:
- a CDS encoding dicarboxylate/amino acid:cation symporter encodes MGSFISKNRLVLGIIAGVLLGGAVGSFFPEFGAGTQIIGELFLNALKMVVLPLIIVSITLSIMKVGNLGSLGLKTIAYYTVTTAIAVSIGIAVVTMVQPGDGSEILKGTMPEVVKSKEGFRVTDILRQISTPNLFKSAYEFQILPIIIASLLFGIAFGRLNREKQLVLDLFESMDKAIMKVVHWIIALTPIGIFGLIAGKIGEAGGGDEVLRLATQLGKYVFCVLLGLLIHGFVVLPLLLRALSGRNPVTYFKNLSETLLTAFSTASSSATLPLTITNVTENARVSPKISKFVLPLGATVNMDGTALYESVAVIFIAQSYGIHLGGGELVVVFLTATLAAIGAAGIPEAGLVTMVLVLQAVGLPIEGVGIILAIDWFLDRFRTTINVWGDSIGAAVIEKLEPDENTG; translated from the coding sequence GATCCTTCATATCAAAAAACAGACTGGTTCTGGGAATAATCGCGGGCGTTCTGCTGGGCGGCGCCGTGGGTTCGTTTTTCCCTGAATTCGGCGCGGGAACCCAGATTATCGGAGAGCTCTTCCTAAACGCCCTCAAGATGGTTGTGCTCCCCCTCATAATAGTGTCGATTACGCTGAGCATAATGAAAGTCGGCAACCTGGGTTCTCTCGGGCTTAAAACCATCGCCTACTATACGGTAACCACGGCGATAGCCGTTTCAATCGGAATAGCGGTGGTCACGATGGTGCAGCCCGGAGACGGAAGCGAGATACTCAAGGGAACGATGCCCGAGGTAGTAAAAAGCAAGGAGGGATTCAGGGTAACCGACATCCTGCGGCAGATATCGACTCCGAATCTTTTCAAGTCCGCATACGAATTCCAGATCCTTCCAATCATAATCGCGTCTCTTCTTTTCGGAATAGCGTTCGGCAGACTGAACAGGGAAAAGCAGTTGGTTCTGGACCTGTTTGAATCCATGGACAAAGCCATCATGAAGGTAGTCCACTGGATAATCGCGTTGACTCCGATAGGCATCTTCGGCCTCATAGCCGGAAAAATCGGAGAAGCGGGCGGCGGGGATGAAGTGCTGAGACTCGCAACGCAGCTGGGTAAGTACGTGTTCTGCGTTCTTCTGGGACTGCTTATCCACGGGTTCGTGGTTCTCCCGCTGCTTCTGCGGGCACTATCCGGGAGGAACCCGGTTACTTACTTCAAGAACCTGAGCGAAACGCTTCTCACGGCCTTTTCAACCGCCTCGTCCTCAGCCACCCTGCCCCTTACCATCACCAACGTAACGGAGAACGCCAGGGTTTCGCCGAAAATCTCGAAATTCGTTCTGCCCCTCGGAGCCACAGTCAACATGGACGGAACGGCTCTTTACGAGTCCGTCGCCGTAATATTCATCGCCCAGAGCTACGGAATACACCTCGGGGGAGGCGAACTCGTCGTGGTGTTTCTCACCGCCACCCTGGCGGCCATAGGAGCCGCGGGCATACCGGAAGCCGGTCTCGTAACCATGGTGCTTGTGCTGCAGGCCGTCGGGCTCCCCATAGAGGGCGTAGGCATAATACTCGCGATTGACTGGTTTCTGGACAGGTTCCGCACTACCATAAACGTATGGGGAGACAGCATAGGAGCGGCAGTCATAGAGAAACTGGAGCCCGATGAAAACACAGGCTGA
- the ruvX gene encoding Holliday junction resolvase RuvX yields the protein MKTQAEKQDRTPGRTVSLDIGTKTIGVAVSDELGITANGVCTISRENEKKDLAQLRDIIEQYSPSEILVGIPCNQDGSLGNRAKGIRKFSERIRDSLGLSVKYWDESFSTRTAEQTLIEAGMGRKKRKTVIDKMAATVILQEYLLSRDQGSGET from the coding sequence ATGAAAACACAGGCTGAAAAGCAAGACAGAACTCCGGGGAGAACAGTCTCGCTCGACATAGGAACCAAGACGATAGGGGTTGCCGTAAGCGACGAGCTTGGGATCACGGCAAACGGCGTCTGTACCATAAGTCGGGAAAACGAGAAAAAAGACCTCGCGCAGTTGCGGGATATAATAGAGCAATATTCTCCTAGCGAAATCCTCGTGGGGATACCCTGCAACCAGGACGGTTCTCTCGGGAACAGGGCGAAGGGCATCAGGAAATTCTCCGAACGCATTCGGGATTCTCTGGGCCTTTCGGTGAAATACTGGGACGAGAGCTTCTCCACCAGGACCGCGGAGCAGACACTGATAGAAGCAGGCATGGGAAGAAAGAAGCGAAAAACGGTAATAGACAAGATGGCCGCCACAGTAATACTGCAAGAGTATCTTCTGAGCAGGGATCAGGGCTCGGGAGAGACATGA
- a CDS encoding alpha/beta fold hydrolase has translation MPYAETNGINLYYKEYGKGNPLVLIHGLGSSLESWDVQVPIYSEHFRVIAFDNRGSGRSEKPDYPYTMEQMADDAAGLLDFLGIEKAHFVGKSMGGMICQWLGIKYPERVNRLVMGCSSAHRDEVGNLLIRTARDIVDKAGPGAGWVFALFLGYRRKYIEENYDSLISRIREVPADPEAAAGYRNQSYACENHDVLARLGKISAETLVMYGERDIVTPPERSKKLVELIPNAVERAFADVGHGFWRECQAEADKAVLDFLAED, from the coding sequence ATGCCATACGCAGAGACAAACGGAATAAATCTTTATTACAAAGAGTACGGAAAGGGGAATCCGCTCGTGCTCATCCACGGTCTCGGGAGCAGTCTTGAGAGCTGGGATGTGCAGGTTCCCATCTACTCGGAACATTTCCGCGTGATAGCGTTTGATAACAGGGGCTCGGGCCGCTCCGAGAAACCCGATTATCCCTACACAATGGAGCAGATGGCGGATGACGCCGCGGGGCTCCTCGACTTTCTCGGGATAGAGAAAGCCCACTTCGTCGGAAAATCAATGGGCGGAATGATATGCCAGTGGCTGGGCATAAAATACCCCGAGAGGGTAAACAGGCTCGTTATGGGATGCTCCTCCGCGCACAGGGACGAGGTCGGAAATCTGCTCATCAGAACCGCGAGGGACATAGTGGACAAGGCGGGACCCGGGGCGGGGTGGGTCTTTGCGCTTTTTCTCGGATACAGAAGGAAATACATAGAAGAGAACTACGACTCCCTGATAAGCAGAATCCGGGAAGTTCCCGCTGACCCCGAGGCCGCCGCCGGATACAGAAACCAGAGCTACGCGTGCGAGAACCACGACGTACTGGCCCGACTCGGTAAGATCTCCGCGGAAACCCTGGTTATGTACGGGGAGCGGGACATAGTCACGCCTCCCGAGAGATCGAAAAAGCTCGTTGAACTTATACCGAACGCGGTTGAGAGGGCGTTTGCGGACGTCGGCCACGGATTCTGGAGAGAGTGCCAGGCAGAGGCGGACAAGGCCGTGCTTGATTTTCTCGCAGAAGACTGA